A single region of the Thermotoga profunda AZM34c06 genome encodes:
- a CDS encoding inositol monophosphatase family protein, with translation MDRLDFTIKLARKIGFYLMQYWGHALNVTEKSSFQDLVTDCDKQAQQMIVREIREHFPDEAILAEEGLFEKGDKIWIIDPIDGTMNYVHGLPSFAVGIAYAERNEVIIGVAHDPLMSETYYAIKGQGAYVNGERIHVSKNSLLKDSIGNVGFYVGFTGPFINAIEKKVRRMRMTGSAILAGAYVACGRFDFFVAKRANAWDVAPLFVIIPESGGMITDLSGKEATLESGNYLFSNGLLHNELIDILKKIKENREV, from the coding sequence ATGGATAGACTTGATTTTACTATAAAATTAGCTCGAAAGATAGGATTTTATCTAATGCAATATTGGGGTCACGCGTTGAATGTAACTGAGAAAAGTTCATTTCAAGATCTGGTAACTGACTGCGATAAGCAAGCACAACAGATGATAGTTCGTGAAATCAGAGAGCATTTCCCAGATGAAGCGATTTTGGCAGAGGAGGGACTTTTTGAAAAGGGAGATAAAATTTGGATTATAGATCCAATAGATGGTACCATGAATTATGTTCATGGATTGCCATCTTTTGCTGTAGGAATTGCCTATGCCGAAAGAAATGAAGTTATCATTGGTGTCGCACATGATCCACTCATGTCAGAGACATATTACGCAATTAAAGGACAAGGAGCCTACGTAAATGGTGAGAGAATACATGTCTCAAAAAACTCTTTGCTGAAAGATAGTATAGGAAACGTTGGATTTTATGTAGGTTTCACAGGACCTTTCATAAATGCCATTGAAAAGAAAGTAAGGCGTATGAGAATGACGGGTAGTGCTATACTGGCTGGAGCATATGTAGCGTGTGGAAGGTTTGATTTCTTCGTCGCTAAAAGAGCTAACGCTTGGGATGTAGCTCCACTATTTGTGATCATTCCAGAATCCGGTGGAATGATAACAGATCTATCGGGAAAAGAAGCAACTCTTGAAAGTGGGAACTATCTTTTCAGCAACGGCTTGCTTCACAACGAATTGATTGACATTCTCAAAAAAATCAAGGAAAATCGAGAAGTATGA
- the tsaE gene encoding tRNA (adenosine(37)-N6)-threonylcarbamoyltransferase complex ATPase subunit type 1 TsaE, whose amino-acid sequence MAELASIVAKELKPPQIVLFYGNLGSGKTTFVSDMAQDLGIEKGQVRSPTFSLINVYKGHSMVYHVDLYRLEGFDKEFVMDLEEIAEDPNAILIVEWADRLENFWPKDCLKIFFDFCENGRIIQIESESDLVQKIVSRWLNGKKI is encoded by the coding sequence ATGGCTGAATTGGCTTCAATAGTTGCAAAAGAATTAAAACCACCACAGATAGTGCTATTCTACGGTAATCTCGGCTCTGGGAAGACTACTTTTGTGAGCGATATGGCGCAAGATTTAGGAATAGAAAAAGGGCAAGTTAGAAGCCCAACTTTTTCGTTGATAAATGTTTATAAAGGGCATTCGATGGTGTACCATGTCGATCTTTATCGTTTAGAAGGCTTTGATAAAGAATTTGTAATGGATCTTGAAGAGATCGCTGAAGATCCCAACGCAATACTGATAGTAGAATGGGCTGACCGACTTGAAAATTTTTGGCCTAAAGATTGTTTGAAGATATTTTTTGATTTCTGCGAAAATGGTCGAATAATTCAAATAGAATCAGAAAGTGATTTGGTTCAAAAAATTGTTTCGAGGTGGTTGAATGGTAAAAAAATTTGA